In the genome of Actinomadura luzonensis, the window GCTCGCCGAGGCGGCGGCCCAGGGCGACCTGGCCGTCCTCGTCGAGGCTCTGCCCGGAGAAGAACAGCACCTTCCGCTCGACGAGGGCGGCCCGGACGGCGGCCAGCTCCTCGTCGCCGGCGTGCGCCAGGTCGAGCCCTTCGACGCGGGCGCCGAAGTGCGGGCCGAGCGGGCGCAGGGTGAGCTTGGCGGCCAGCGGTGTGGACATGGGGGCTCCTGTTCTGTGGTGGTCATCCGGCGGCGTCGCGGACGGCATGGCTGACGGCGGCCCGCAGGGCCGCGTACTCGGGCAGGGCGCGGAGCTCGTCGGGCTCCAGGCCGGTGCGGGGGAGGGGGATGTCGAGGTCGAGGGCGATCCGGCCGGGCCGGCTGGTGAGCACGACGACGCGGCTGCCGAGGAAGACCGCCTCCTCCACGCTGTGGGTGACGAACACGGAGGTGCGCCCGGTCCGGCCGCTGACCCGGCGCAGGTCCTCCTGCAGCCGCTCGCGGGTGAGCGCGTCCAGGGCCGCGAACGGCTCGTCGAGCAGCAGCAGCGGGTCGTCGCCGGCCAGCGCCCTGGCGATCGCCACGCGCTGCTGCTGCCCGCCGGACAACTGCCAGGTCCGGCGGTGGGTCACGTCGCGCAGGCCGACCCGGTCCAGCAGCTCCGGCACCCGGCGGGCGCGCTGCTCGCGGGGGACGCCGGCGTAGCGCAGCGCCAGCTCGACGTTGCCGCCCACGCTCTTCCAGGGGAACAGCCGGGGCTGCTGGAAGACGATCCCGGCGCCGCTGCCCGGCACCGGCCGGGCGCCGGCGGTCCGCACCTCGCCCTGGGCCGGCCGCTCGAAGCCGGCGATCAGGCGCAGCAGCGTGCTCTTGCCACAGCCGGAGGCGCCGACGATGACCAGGAACGAGCCCCGGGGGACGTCCAGCGAGATCGGGCCGAGCGCGGTCACCGCGCCGGCGCCGGTCCCGTACACGTGCACGACGTCCCGCACCTGGACGGCGCTCTCAGGGGGCGAGGACATCGGGCAGACCCTCGGTGTAGACGGCGGCCCGGACGGTCGCCAGGTCGGGTACGGCGTCGATCTTCTGCTGGTCCTTGAGGAAGCGCGCGGCGCTGACGAGGCTGTCGGCCAGCGCGCCGGGCTTGTCCGGCGTGCCGAGCCATTCGGGGGAGGCCAGGTCGGCGGGCTTGAGGAAGACGCCCTGGCCGAGCTGCTCCTCGGCGTCCTGCTCGGTGAGGTTCAGCTCGGCGGCCACGGCGGCGGCGGCCGCGGCGCGGTCGTCGGCGATGAGCTGCAGGGCCCTGGCCTCGGCCTTGCGCCAGGCGTCCACCGCGTCCGGGTGCGCCTTGAGGAAGGCGGTGGAGACGACGCCGAGGTCCAGCGTGGGCTTGCCGGCCGTGGCCAGCTCGCGGCTGGCGATCAGCACCTTGCCGTTCTTCTTCAGCTCCTTCAGGGTGGGCAGCCAGGTGTAGGCGGCGTCGATGTCGCCGCGCGTCCAGGAGGCCAGGATGTCCTGCGGTTCGAGGTCGACGACGGTCAGCTCCGACTCGCGGACGCCGGCCCGGTCGAGCGCGGCCAGCAGGCTGTAGTGGGCGGTCGAGGCGAACGAGGTGGCGACCTTCTTGCCGCGCAGGCCCTCGATCGACGTCACGCCGCTGCCGTTCCTGGCGACCAGGGCCTCGTTGTCGCCGGCCACGTCCAGCACGAACGCCACCTGGTACGGGATGTTCAGCGGCGCCGACAGGCCGCGCGCGACCGGGCTGGAGCCGATGGCGGCGATGTCCACGCTGCCGGCCACGAAGGCGGTGTTGATGCTGGCGCCCGAGTCGAACTTCGTCCACTCGATCCGGTAGCCGGGCAGGGCCTCCTCCAGCCACTTGTTGTTCTTGACGACGAGGTCGCCGCTGGGGAAGGCCTGGTAGGCGAGGCGGATGCGGTTCGCCGCCGCGCCGCCGCCTCCCCGGGACGCGGTGCCGTCGCCGCAGGCGGCCAGGGCCGCGACCAGCACGAAGGACAGCAGGAATCTCAGACGCATGGCGGTCTTCCTCGGGAGGGACGTGCGGCGGGTCACGAGCGGCCCCGCCAGGGGATGAGCCGTCGCTCGGCGACCCGGAGCAGGCCGTCGATGAGCAGCCCGGACAGGCCGATGGCCAGCAGCCCCAGCACCACGACGTCGGTCTGCAGGTAACGCTGGGCGTCCCGGACCATGCCGCCGATGCCGGGCACGCCGTTGACCGTCTCGGCGGCGACCACGGACGAGTACGCGATGCCGACGGCCAGCCGCACGCCGGTGCAGATCTCCGGC includes:
- a CDS encoding ABC transporter ATP-binding protein, which encodes MSSPPESAVQVRDVVHVYGTGAGAVTALGPISLDVPRGSFLVIVGASGCGKSTLLRLIAGFERPAQGEVRTAGARPVPGSGAGIVFQQPRLFPWKSVGGNVELALRYAGVPREQRARRVPELLDRVGLRDVTHRRTWQLSGGQQQRVAIARALAGDDPLLLLDEPFAALDALTRERLQEDLRRVSGRTGRTSVFVTHSVEEAVFLGSRVVVLTSRPGRIALDLDIPLPRTGLEPDELRALPEYAALRAAVSHAVRDAAG
- a CDS encoding taurine ABC transporter substrate-binding protein, whose amino-acid sequence is MRLRFLLSFVLVAALAACGDGTASRGGGGAAANRIRLAYQAFPSGDLVVKNNKWLEEALPGYRIEWTKFDSGASINTAFVAGSVDIAAIGSSPVARGLSAPLNIPYQVAFVLDVAGDNEALVARNGSGVTSIEGLRGKKVATSFASTAHYSLLAALDRAGVRESELTVVDLEPQDILASWTRGDIDAAYTWLPTLKELKKNGKVLIASRELATAGKPTLDLGVVSTAFLKAHPDAVDAWRKAEARALQLIADDRAAAAAAVAAELNLTEQDAEEQLGQGVFLKPADLASPEWLGTPDKPGALADSLVSAARFLKDQQKIDAVPDLATVRAAVYTEGLPDVLAP